TGTGCTACATGTTCTATATCTCTTTCTatcataaagataaaaaattgtttaaaaggatAGAATCTTTATCATATTACTTCCAGCAGGATAGTCTAGAGCTAggtagtaacttgttacaagtaactaagttactGACAAGTTGCGTTATTTGAAACTTTTAGGGTAAATTcgtcaatatttttagaaaaaataaaactgacaGTATGCCTCTTTTATACAAGCAGAAACTTTAAACAATATTGGCAAGAAAAAAGGTGgggttttttcagaaaatttttgtttcctatttttagaataagaagaaaaaaatattttctagctaTTAGAAGTAAATTGCGAACTGCTAATAAACTTTTGAATGTGGTTGTGAATCTGCCTCCTGATAAAACATTCTGACGGCAAAAAATTGTGATCGGCaattgtttccaaattttttacccaaaaagtacCTGCCAGACTTACTgtgaattcaatggattttagaggaattcaagcaatttgaGGGAATTCAGCAGAATTTGAGAACAGTGATTGATGCATGGATCTCGATATACGTTTAACGCCGGAATGCATcgaattgaatttcaaacatttcttagcaaggtttacaatattaatttccaaatattaatgttaaaaagCGTACTTGGTTCGAAAGGTCTGCAGGAAACAAATGGATCTCCAGTCATGTCTCTTGGGCAACTACAAACAGGAGTGGTACCACGCAATTCACAATTAGCATTTACACCACAAGAACCTTCACAAGGGTTTACACATTTTGAGTAATAGCAAACTGGTTTGCCTCGGGGACAATCTGAATCGTATGTACATTCAGCTCTGCATGCGATGTACGGATTTCCTTGCCAGTTCTGAAACAAGTAATATATACGATTAGGAATGAATTCCTTGCACAATCTCCATatcatcaattttaaaaactcaagcTATTGGTAGACACTTATAAAATTCTTTAGTTATTTCATCTATATGAAAGTGTGGATTGCTCAAAGCCTCCCAGGGAAATATCGAAATTTCTACATTGATAAGATGTCCCCGGAACATCCTGATGCAATGAGGGCCAAGAAATGTTGGTACTTACCGCTGGGCAGGTGCATTTTGCTCGATGATTGATCACTTCGCAGTTAGCATTATCACCACACTTGCATGGGCTTTCGCATCTGAAGGCAGACGAGCAAGATTGGTGTTGAGGACATTCTAAGTCGCTTTCGCATTCATGTCGACATCCAGTTGACAAAGGTGATCCAAAATATCCGGATAAACATGAACAAACGGGTACCGAATTAAGTACTTCGCATTTGGTATTCAGTCCACAATTAGCATTTTTACAAGGATCTGCCAATACACAACGTGTGAATGGATCACCTGTATATCCTGGAGCACAGGTACAAATTGGCACATGGTTGACGGTTTGACATTGTGCGTTTGAACCACAATTACCGGCACAAGCATCAACACACCTGTTGTTTAGGCATGCTCTGTTGGAGG
This Belonocnema kinseyi isolate 2016_QV_RU_SX_M_011 chromosome 3, B_treatae_v1, whole genome shotgun sequence DNA region includes the following protein-coding sequences:
- the LOC117169658 gene encoding neurogenic locus notch homolog protein 1-like encodes the protein MAFKQTAVLLLTVIFSTLVEDGYGYNTYGRVVSSGVGGQCDDFRCGINAKCTLSDGRHVCSCLNLHMGDPLVRCEKVECLVNEDCPSNRACLNNRCVDACAGNCGSNAQCQTVNHVPICTCAPGYTGDPFTRCVLADPCKNANCGLNTKCEVLNSVPVCSCLSGYFGSPLSTGCRHECESDLECPQHQSCSSAFRCESPCKCGDNANCEVINHRAKCTCPANWQGNPYIACRAECTYDSDCPRGKPVCYYSKCVNPCEGSCGVNANCELRGTTPVCSCPRDMTGDPFVSCRPFEPRDLCEPNPCGTSATCTPGHDNTGKERPVCTCPQGYIGNALVSCQRGECFTDNECPINKACINYSCQNPCTGHECALNAVCEPRNHIAVCTCPDGTRGDAISNCNPVVGTRSGVSRLG